The Gordonia terrae genome contains the following window.
TCTGAGTGCGGGTCTGGACACGGAGTTTGGCGTCGAGGTTCGACAGCGGCTCGTCCATGCAGAAGACCTGGGGTTCGCGAACGATGGCGCGGCCCATGGCGACGCGCTGCCGTTGTCCGCCAGAGAGTTTGGCGGGCTTGCGATCCAGGAAGTCGGTCAGGTCGAGCAAGCGGGCCGCCTCGGCGACCTTCTGTTTGCGCTTCTCGGCCGGCACACCGCGCATCTTGAGCGCGAAGCCCATGTTCTCGCCGACGGTCTTGTTCGGGTACAGCGCGTAGTTCTGGAAGACCATCGCGATGTCCCGGTCCTTCGGGGCGACGCCGACCATGTTGTCCCCGCCGATCCGGATCTGGCCGGAATCGATCTCCTCGAGACCGGCGAGCATCCGCAGCGCCGTCGACTTTCCGGACCCGGATGGCCCGACGAGGACCACGAACTCACCGTCGGCGATGTCCAGGTCCAGCGAGTCGACGGCGAGCTTGTCCGCGCCGGGGTAGACGCAGCAGGCCTTGTCGTAGGTGATGGAAGCCATGATGTTCTCCGGTTTCTACAAAGGTGTTGTGCGAGTGCGTGTCAGAGGGGACGGGTCACTTGATTGCGCCGCGCTGGGACCGATGGCGCGATGCCGAACTGAGCTGTCACTTGATCGCGCCGAACGAGAGGCCGCGGACGAGTTTGTTCTGGGCGATCCAGCCGCAGATGACGACCGGGAGCGCGGCGAGCACCGACGCCGCGGACAGTTGCGCCCAGTACAGACCCTGACCGGACATGAAGCCGGTCAGGAACACCGGCATCGTCTGCGCGTTGACCGCGGTCATGTTGACGGCGAAGAAGAACTCGTTCCAGGAGAAGATCACGCAGATCAGTGCTGTCGCTGCGATTCCCGGCGAGATCAGCGGGAGGATCACCTCGCGCACCGAGGTCCAGAGACTCGCGCCGTCGATGCTGGCGGCCTCGAGCAGTTCCCCGGGCACCTCGAGGAAGAACGAGCGCATCATCCACACGGCGATCGGGAGGTTCATGGCCGTGTACAGGATGATGAGGGTCCAGATGTTGTCGAGCATCCCGATCTCGCCGACGATCACGTAGAGGGGGATGATCGCGGCGACGATCGGCAGCATCTTGGTGCTGATGAAGAAGAACAGCGCGTCCTTGGTCTTGCGTACCGGCCGGAGTGACAGTGCGAACGCCGCGGGTACGCCGAGCAACAGCACCAGGATCGTCGAGACGATGGTCGCGAACACCGAGTTCAGCAGGGGTGTACCGATTCCCGCGTCGAAAACGTCCCGGAACTGCTGCAGTGTCGGTTCGAAGAAGAAGGTCGGCGGGTTCGTCGCCGCGTCGCTCTCCTGCTTGAACGCGGTCAGTACCATCCACAGCACCGGGAAGAAGAAGCCGATCGCGAGGATCCAGGTCACCGCGGTCAGCGCCGCTTGACGTGGCCGGCGCCGACGTCGGATCTCGGTGTCGGGCTTGTCGTCTGCGCTACCCGCCGAAGCACGGTCGGAGCGTATGTCGGTGGTCATCAGGCCGGCTCCTCTGTTCCGGAGAATGATGTGAAGATCAGCCGCAGGGCCAGGGTGGCGACGACGATCGTGCCGACCACGGTCACCACGCCCATCGCCGCGGCCTGGCCGATGTCGAAGCCGAGGAACGCGCGCTGGTAGATGTAGTACGACAGATTCGAACTGGACACTCCCGGGCCGCCAGAGGTCATCATGTACACCGCGTCGAAGGTGTTGACCAGGTAGATCGCGCCGAGCACCGCACCGAGTTCGATGAAGCGACGCAGGTGCGGCAGCGTCAGTTCCCGGAAGAGCCGGAAGCTGGTGGCGCCGTCGACGCGCGCCGCCTCTTGGATGTCACGGGGCATCGACTGCAGACCCGCGAGGATCAGCAGCATCATGAAAGGCGTCCACTGCCAGACCAGTTCGGCCATCACGCTCATCAGCGGGAACTCCGACAGCCAGTCGGTCTCGATGCCGAACGGACTCAGGGCCCAGTTGACGAGACCGTTGGTCGGCGACAGCAGGCTGGTCTTCCACAGCAGCGCGGCCGCCACCGGGGTGACGAGGAACGGAGTGATCAGCAACGTGCGGACCACCCCGCGGCCGAGGAACTTCCGGTCGAGCAGCAGCGCGAAGAGCAGGCCCAGGAGCACCGAGATCAGTACGGTGCCGACGATCAACAGGATCGTGTTCACGGTCACTCGCCAGAACTGGCTGTCGCCGAAGACCGCGACGTAGTTGTCGAGGCCGACGAATGCTCGCGAGTCCGGGCGCACCAGGTTCCACGACTGCGTGGAGTAGTACAGCGTGAACACGAAGGGGATCTGGGTGACCACGATCAGGAAGATCAGGGCAGGGAGAAGCGGACCACGTCGGCGCCATCCCTCGGCACGCGTGACGTGATCGCGCGAGGACCTCAGCGGCGCCGTCGGCGCGGTGTCGGGTGGCGGAGTGGAGACTGCGGTGGCCATGATCACTGCTCCCTCTGGTAGGACTTGCCGACGACCTGGGCGTACTCCTGCGCCTGCGCGAGCGCGTCGTCGACGCTGATCTGGCCGGCGATCGCTGCCGAGATCTGCTGGCTCACACGGGTTCCGAGATCCTGGAACTCGGGGATGGCGAGGAACTGGACGCCGGTGTAGGGCACCGGCTGCAGGGTCGGCTTCAGCTGGTTCGCCGCACGCATCGCGCTCAGCGTCTGCTCGGCGAACGGGGCGGCGAGTTCCTTGTAGGCCGGCAGCTCGTACGTGGACAGGCGGCTGCCCGGCGGTACGTGACTGGGCCCCAGGGTCTCCGAGACGTACTCGATGTAGCTCTTGCTGGTCATCCACCGGATGAACTTCCACGCCTCGTCCTGGTGCTTGCTGCTGGTGGGGATGCCCAGTGACCAGGTGTAGAGCCAGCCGTTGTCGCCTTTGGCCATGCTCGGGGCGGGCAGGTAGCCGACGTCACCCGCGATCGACGAGGTGTCCGGGCTCTCCAGCACCGACACCGCGGACGTCGCGTCGTACCACATCGCAACCTGGCCCTGCGACAACAGGTTTCCGCATTCCTGGAACCCGGACGACGCCGCGCCGGCCTCACCGTGGTTCCGGACCGTGTCGACGTAGAACTTCACCGCTGCGGCCACCTCGGGACTGTCCAGCTGCGCATTCCAGTCCTCGTCGTACCAGCGTCCGCCGAACGCGTTGATCACGGTGTTCAGCGGGGCGAGCACCTCGCCCCAGCCGGGTTTGCCGCGCAGGCAGATCCCCGCCGTGCGCTCGTTGTCGAGTTTCGCCGCCGCTTCGGCGACCTGGGGCCACGTCGGCTGAGGCGGCAATGACACCCCGGCCTCGGCGAACAACTTCTTGTTGTACATCAGGAATGACGACTCGCCGTAGAACGGCGCCGAGTACATCGAACCGTCGTGGGACAGAGCCGTCTTCAGCGTCGGGATGAAGTCGTCGGCGTCGTAGTCGGGATCGGCGTCCATATACGGGGTCAGGTTCACGAGCCAGCCGTACTCGCCCCACATCGGGGTCTCGTAGTTGCTGATCATCACGACGTCGAATTCACCGCCGCCGGTGGCCACCGATGCGGTGATCTTGGCGCGCGCCTCGTTCTCGGAGAGGGTCACGAACCGCACCGAGACGCCGGGATTCTGCTCCTCGAACTGCGTGGACAGCTTCACCGCGTCCTGCATCTGCGAGTTGGAGACCATCGCGACGGTGATCTCGCGACCTCCGCCGCCGGTGAGTGAACCCGCGCCGGAGCAGCCGGTGAGCACCAGCGCCACGGTCGCGATCATCGCACCCAGCGCCCATCGCACTCGCTGTCGGGAGAACGTCATTGTTCGCCTTTCTCTTGCATCACAAGCCATTCGGCGGTCTCCACATCGGTGACGAGAATGGTGGCGTAGCCACCACGCAGCGCGCCGAGGATGGATTCGCGACGGTGTGTCCCACCGGACACGAGGATCGAGGTCGGGCAGGCACGGACCGCGTCGAGTGATACCGAGACGGTCCGGTCGACGAGGCTGGAGGGGACGGCGCCGCCGTTCGCGTCGTAGAAGCGTCCGCCGATCTCCCCGACCGCGCCGAGGTCGAGCAGTTCGTCGAGGACGACCGCGTCGATGAACGAGCCCTCGAACAGAGTTGTCGAGGTCGACACCGAGCCGACACCGAACAACATCACCTGCGCACCGCGCGCCGCCGAGAGTGCCTGCGACAGGATCGAATCACGGTTCACGGCGGTGACCGTCTCCGGGTCGACGTAGAGCGGTGCGACCAGCCGCAGCGGTCGGGCATGGAGCCGTTCGGAGAATCGCGAGAGCGCGTGGTCGACGCCGGTGTGGTACTCGACGGAGGTCATCGAGCCGTCCATCTGCACGACCCGCTGACACGAGGCGGACGCAGCCATGGCGTCGGCGACGGCCACTTGTTCGGGCCCCCAGGTGAATCCGAAGGTGTCCGTCGGCTGAATCCGTCGGGTCAGCACCGACGCCCCCGCTCGACCGAGGGCGGCGTTGCCGGTGGTGGTGCCGTCGGCGACCTCGTCGATGACGAGGACCTCGTCGAGCCCCAGGGTCTCCTCGACCGCGCGTTCCAGATCGGTGTGGATGGATGCCGACAGGTGCGCCGGGGCCGATACCGACACCTGCACGAGACCCTGTGCCCTGGCTCGCGCGACGAGCCGGCCGGCCGTCGGGCGCGACACCCCGAGTCGGCCCGCGATCTCGGCCTGGGTGAGTCCCTCGAGGTGGTACATGGTCGCGGCGCGGACAAGGAGTCGCAGATCCTGGCCGGAGTCGCCACCGCCGCGCGGCGTGGCCACACGCGGCACGGCATGGGTCTCCCCCTCCGCGCCGATCGCCGACTTTCGAGGTGCCATCCGAGGGTGCCCCTTCACGTCCATTCGCCGTCACCACCGAGCCGTGGTGGTGAGCATCTGCTCACTGGCGGTCAATATGCTCAATAAGCTAGCATCTGGGTGTGACCCACGCAACAGTCGATCGCCGCTTATCCCGCATACCGGACGACATGCGCGCCGGCGTACTGCACCCCGACCTGACGGTGACCACCGAACGTCGCCGGTCACCCGAACCCGGAGCCGGCGACGTCACGGTGGCCGTTCGCGCAGTGGGCGTATGCGGCTCGGACACCCACTACCTCCGCCACGGACGGATCGGTGAGTACGTGGTCCGCGATCCGCTCGTTCTCGGCCACGAAGCCGCCGGAGTGATCGTCGCCGTCGGGAACGGCGTCGACCGGGCCCGGATCGGCGAGCGGGTCTCGATCGAGCCGCAACGTCCCGACCCGACCACGCCGGAGAGCAAGCGCGGTGACTACCACCTGTGCCCGCGGATGCGGTTCTATGCGACACCCCCGGTCGACGGCGCTTTCGCCGAATTCGTCACCATCGGAGCCGATTTCGCTCATGCGGTACCTCCTGGGGTCTCGGACGAGGCGGCCGCCCTGTTCGAGCCCCTCTCCGTGGGCATCGCCGCCATGCGCAAGGCCGAGGTCGCAGCCGGTGGCTCCGTGCTGATCGCCGGCGCCGGACCGATCGGCCTGATGGTCGCCCAGGTCGCGCGGGCGTCCGGTCTCGCGCGCATCGTCGTGAGCGAGCCGGACGAGCAACGCCGTCTGCGCGCGCGGGATTTCGGCGCGACGACGCTGATCACACCCGGCACGGAGATCGAACGGGTGGATGCGTTCGTCGACGCGAGCGGAGTCGCCGGCGCGGTCCGAGAAGGCCTGTCGCGGGTTCGCCCCGGCGGACGTGTGATCCTGGTCGGCATGGGCGCCGACACCATGGAACTCCCGATCTCGCTCATCCAGAATCGCGAACTGGTCGTGACCGGGGTGTTCCGCTACGCCAACACGTGGCCGACCGCACTGGCCCTGGCCCGGACGGGAGCAGTGGATCTCGATGCCATGGTGACCGCGCGGTTCGGCCTCGACGAACTGACGGACGCGCTCAACGCCGATCGCGTTCCCGGGAACATCAAAGCGGTGGTCTACCCGGCCATCTCGCGCTACGAACCGAACTCGGACGACGATGCCGAGACCGTCACGACCCGGCCGGAGGGAACCCGCCGATGAGCACATCGCTGACCGACGAGACGTTGCCGCGGCTCGATGGCGTCGACACGCCCGCGTTCGATCGCGCGGCGGTGACCCCGGGGATCGTCCACTTCGGTGTCGGCGCCTTTCATCGCGCGCACCAGGCGATGTACCTCGACCGCCTTCTCGCCGCCGACCCGTCGGCGAACGACTGGGGCATCTGCGGGGTCGGTGTCCGCACCGCCGACGCCGCCATGCGGGACGCCCTCGTCCCACAGGACGGACTGTTCACCCTCACCCTCAAGCATCCCGACGGCGCCGTGGAGACCTCGGTCGTCGGCTCGATCGTCGACTATCTGTACGCACCGGACGATCCCGAGAAGGTGATCGACCGGTTGAGTGACCCGGCGACGCGGATCGTCTCATTGACCGTCACCGAGGGCGGTTACAACTTCTCACCGTCGACCGGCGAGTTCGACGCCACGAACCCGGACATCGTCGCCGACCTCGAGGCGAGTGCGCCGCCACGCACCGTGTTCGGACTGGTGACCGAAGCGCTGGCTCGACGCCGCGAACGCGGGACACCGTCGTTCACGGTGATGTCCTGCGACAACATCGAGGGCAACGGCCACATGGCCCGTTCGACCTTTCTCGCCTACGCCCGGTTGCGCGACCCGGAACTCGCGGGGTGGATAGAGGACAACACGCGCTTCCCGAACTCGATGGTCGATCGGATCACCCCGGCGACGCCGCCCGAC
Protein-coding sequences here:
- a CDS encoding NAD(P)-dependent alcohol dehydrogenase translates to MRAGVLHPDLTVTTERRRSPEPGAGDVTVAVRAVGVCGSDTHYLRHGRIGEYVVRDPLVLGHEAAGVIVAVGNGVDRARIGERVSIEPQRPDPTTPESKRGDYHLCPRMRFYATPPVDGAFAEFVTIGADFAHAVPPGVSDEAAALFEPLSVGIAAMRKAEVAAGGSVLIAGAGPIGLMVAQVARASGLARIVVSEPDEQRRLRARDFGATTLITPGTEIERVDAFVDASGVAGAVREGLSRVRPGGRVILVGMGADTMELPISLIQNRELVVTGVFRYANTWPTALALARTGAVDLDAMVTARFGLDELTDALNADRVPGNIKAVVYPAISRYEPNSDDDAETVTTRPEGTRR
- a CDS encoding carbohydrate ABC transporter permease; the encoded protein is MATAVSTPPPDTAPTAPLRSSRDHVTRAEGWRRRGPLLPALIFLIVVTQIPFVFTLYYSTQSWNLVRPDSRAFVGLDNYVAVFGDSQFWRVTVNTILLIVGTVLISVLLGLLFALLLDRKFLGRGVVRTLLITPFLVTPVAAALLWKTSLLSPTNGLVNWALSPFGIETDWLSEFPLMSVMAELVWQWTPFMMLLILAGLQSMPRDIQEAARVDGATSFRLFRELTLPHLRRFIELGAVLGAIYLVNTFDAVYMMTSGGPGVSSSNLSYYIYQRAFLGFDIGQAAAMGVVTVVGTIVVATLALRLIFTSFSGTEEPA
- a CDS encoding ABC transporter substrate-binding protein translates to MTFSRQRVRWALGAMIATVALVLTGCSGAGSLTGGGGREITVAMVSNSQMQDAVKLSTQFEEQNPGVSVRFVTLSENEARAKITASVATGGGEFDVVMISNYETPMWGEYGWLVNLTPYMDADPDYDADDFIPTLKTALSHDGSMYSAPFYGESSFLMYNKKLFAEAGVSLPPQPTWPQVAEAAAKLDNERTAGICLRGKPGWGEVLAPLNTVINAFGGRWYDEDWNAQLDSPEVAAAVKFYVDTVRNHGEAGAASSGFQECGNLLSQGQVAMWYDATSAVSVLESPDTSSIAGDVGYLPAPSMAKGDNGWLYTWSLGIPTSSKHQDEAWKFIRWMTSKSYIEYVSETLGPSHVPPGSRLSTYELPAYKELAAPFAEQTLSAMRAANQLKPTLQPVPYTGVQFLAIPEFQDLGTRVSQQISAAIAGQISVDDALAQAQEYAQVVGKSYQREQ
- a CDS encoding sugar-binding transcriptional regulator codes for the protein MAPRKSAIGAEGETHAVPRVATPRGGGDSGQDLRLLVRAATMYHLEGLTQAEIAGRLGVSRPTAGRLVARARAQGLVQVSVSAPAHLSASIHTDLERAVEETLGLDEVLVIDEVADGTTTGNAALGRAGASVLTRRIQPTDTFGFTWGPEQVAVADAMAASASCQRVVQMDGSMTSVEYHTGVDHALSRFSERLHARPLRLVAPLYVDPETVTAVNRDSILSQALSAARGAQVMLFGVGSVSTSTTLFEGSFIDAVVLDELLDLGAVGEIGGRFYDANGGAVPSSLVDRTVSVSLDAVRACPTSILVSGGTHRRESILGALRGGYATILVTDVETAEWLVMQEKGEQ
- a CDS encoding carbohydrate ABC transporter permease, coding for MTTDIRSDRASAGSADDKPDTEIRRRRRPRQAALTAVTWILAIGFFFPVLWMVLTAFKQESDAATNPPTFFFEPTLQQFRDVFDAGIGTPLLNSVFATIVSTILVLLLGVPAAFALSLRPVRKTKDALFFFISTKMLPIVAAIIPLYVIVGEIGMLDNIWTLIILYTAMNLPIAVWMMRSFFLEVPGELLEAASIDGASLWTSVREVILPLISPGIAATALICVIFSWNEFFFAVNMTAVNAQTMPVFLTGFMSGQGLYWAQLSAASVLAALPVVICGWIAQNKLVRGLSFGAIK